The window TCGGCGACGGCCCCCGGGTCCTGGCGGGCGGGCCTCGGCACCGCGGCCGCCGCCGCGCGGAGCCGTGCGAACGCGCGGTCCATGGAGTCGCCGGCGCGGCGCAGGAGGCCGTCGGTGTAGAGCAGGAACGTCTCGCCCGGCGCTGCCGTGAACTCCACGCTCGGCGCCTCCCAGCAGGACAGCATGCCCAGGGGCGCGGACAGCGTCGTCTCCACGAATTCGGCGCGCCGGTCGCCGATCACGAGCGGGGGCGTGTGCCCTGCGCCGGCGAACACGACGGCGCGCCGTTCGGGTTCGCAGTACGCGTAGAGGGCGGTCGCCGCCCGCGCGGGTTCGGTGAGCCGCAGCAGGAGTTCGAGGTCGGAGAGTACGGCGACGGGGTCCTCGCCCTCCATCACGGCGTAGGCGCGCAGCCCCGCTCGGAGCCGCCCCGTCGCGGCCAGGGCGGCCGGTCCCGACCCGCCGACCGAGCCGACGGCCAGCCCGAGCGCGTCGTCGGGGAGGGGCAGTGCGTCGAACCAGTCGCCTCCGCCGCCTTCGCCGGTGCGGTGGCGCACGGCCAGCCGTACGCCGGGCACGCGGGGCAGCCGGGTGGGCAGGAGTTCCTCGGCGATCACGGCCGTGTCCGCCCTGGAGCGTTCCAGTTCCAGCAGGCGGGCGAGGTGTGCGGACGCGTAGCGGGCGTACACGCCGGCGAGATGGCACTGGCGTTCCAGCGGCTGGGCGGGTTCGTCGTAGAGCCAGACGGCCACGCCGAGCCGCCCGGTGGCGTCGGTGCCGAGGGGCAGGGCGTAGCTCGCGGCGTAACCGAGGCGGGCGGCGACCTCGCGGCAACGGGGGTCCAGGCCGACGTCACCGAGGATGTCCGGGCTGGCCAGCGGCTTGTCGGTGTCGGCCAGGCCGTCGAGGAAGCGGCCGTACGGGGTGGCGCTGCGGGGCACGGTCTCGATGTGGCCGAGCTCCGCGTGGGCGAGGCCGAGTCCGATGGTGCGGACCGGGCCCGCACCGTCGGCGGGTTCGAGGACGAGGAGCCCCCGGGCGGCGCCGACGAGGGCGGCGCCGGCGCTCAGGAGTTCGGGCAGGGCGTGGTCCAGGGAGCCGGTTCCGGCCAGCCGCTCCGTGAGCTCGTGCAGGGTGGTCAGATCGGAGACCCAGCCGGCCAGGCGGTCCTGGAGGAACACCCCGGGTGCGGGGGCTACTTCTCTCAGCGGCGCGTCAGTGTGCGTTGAAACGGGAACCATGGGATCGATTCCGGCCACTTTCGGCAGGTGGGGGGCGCTCATGAGGGCCGGCTTTCCGACCTGTGCGTTCTGTCGAATAGCATCGCAAACCCCCATGTCGTTCTGCGCCGCTATCAGTGCATCCGCATGGACACGTCCCCACATCTACACGCACAAGTGAGGCGATGTCCAGCATTGTCCCCAGCGGATTTATGGTGTCCGTGGCGTCTGTCAAGTTGGCCAAAAAATGCACCCCTGGGCGGCTATTTGCGATCGACTGGGCCTGCTCGACAGCGGGAACCCTCGGGGTGAAGTGCCGGAGGGAGCGTCATCCCGGGCATGCTGGGTACGTAACCGTGGATGGCCAGGGGCAGTTGCGATC is drawn from Streptomyces sp. NBC_00178 and contains these coding sequences:
- a CDS encoding PP2C family protein-serine/threonine phosphatase, producing the protein MSAPHLPKVAGIDPMVPVSTHTDAPLREVAPAPGVFLQDRLAGWVSDLTTLHELTERLAGTGSLDHALPELLSAGAALVGAARGLLVLEPADGAGPVRTIGLGLAHAELGHIETVPRSATPYGRFLDGLADTDKPLASPDILGDVGLDPRCREVAARLGYAASYALPLGTDATGRLGVAVWLYDEPAQPLERQCHLAGVYARYASAHLARLLELERSRADTAVIAEELLPTRLPRVPGVRLAVRHRTGEGGGGDWFDALPLPDDALGLAVGSVGGSGPAALAATGRLRAGLRAYAVMEGEDPVAVLSDLELLLRLTEPARAATALYAYCEPERRAVVFAGAGHTPPLVIGDRRAEFVETTLSAPLGMLSCWEAPSVEFTAAPGETFLLYTDGLLRRAGDSMDRAFARLRAAAAAVPRPARQDPGAVADHILRTVLPVDQGRSDTGEDVVLLAARFD